A stretch of the Medicago truncatula cultivar Jemalong A17 chromosome 5, MtrunA17r5.0-ANR, whole genome shotgun sequence genome encodes the following:
- the LOC11424120 gene encoding ankyrin repeat domain-containing protein, chloroplastic, with translation MLAIATRTTKMFNFSTLVHNPQPHTLFFSPFPSSTPRKFQSFQSLTNRNLHKILSSSHQHDNNYEEHIIGDCLVFEEGIFEDPIFPASDINLVDTKKPKPISKKKKKTVIKSENLVPDKWKEVQAEINITKKERRKIAQEIEFNSKVMKKKRGLIPLRDMDLNEYKAYKEAKLAQMKPLVLDKVFAEKEDDEEEGGLSDGSGDERVVPRNPRWAVYGRGFEDVNEFLNSESYDPAAAMKTGGRPRLFTREERALLSRKKPDLSVATSDKWLPLHTFAASGESFLLESLLHHDVDINVMDKDGLTALCKAVIGRKHAITNCLLRNSANPFVQDNDGATLIHYAVQTASVRTIKVLLLYNVDINLQDNDGWTPLHLAVQTQRTDIVKLLLIKGADQTLKNKDGLTPLDLCLYSGQNVRTYELIKLLKQPYRRSRQMGIRKK, from the exons ATGTTGGCAATTgcaacaagaacaacaaaaatgttcaatttttcCACACTTGTTCATAATCCACAACCCCACACACTTTTCTTCTCTCCATTCCCTTCTTCCACACCTCGCAAGTTTCAATCTTTTCAATCTCTCACAAACCGCAACCTCCACAAAATTCTCTCTTCATCACACCAACATGACAACAACTATGAAGAACACATCATCGGAGACTGTCTTGTCTTCGAGGAAGGCATTTTCGAAGACCCCATTTTTCCAGCATCCGACATCAACCTCGTAGACACCAAAAAACCAAAACCCatttcaaagaagaaaaaaaagacagTGATAAAGTCCGAGAATCTTGTTCCTGATAAATGGAAAGAAGTTCAAGCAGAGATAAACATAACGAAGAAAGAACGGCGTAAGATAGCACAAGAGATTGAGTTTAATAGTAAAgttatgaagaagaaaagagggTTGATTCCTTTGAGGGATATGGATTTGAATGAGTATAAGGCTTATAAAGAAGCTAAATTGGCTCAGATGAAGCCTTTAGTTCTTGATAAGGTTTTTGCTGAGaaagaggatgatgaagaagaaggtggGTTGAGTGATGGGTCTGGTGATGAGAGGGTAGTGCCTAGGAATCCTAGATGGGCTGTTTATGGGCGAGGTTTCGAGGATGTTAATGAGTTTTTGAATAGTGAGAGTTATGACCCTGCTGCTGCTATGAAAACTGGAG GTCGTCCTAGGTTGTTTACCAGGGAAGAGAGGGCTTTGTTGAGTAGGAAAAAGCCGGACTTGTCAGTTGCTACTTCA GATAAATGGCTTCCTTTGCACACTTTTGCTGCAAGCGGAGAATCTTTCCTTTTAGAATCTTTGTTGCATCatgatgttgatattaatgTTATGGATAAG GATGGTTTGACCGCTCTTTGCAAAGCGGTAATTGGAAGAAAGCATGCCATAACCAATTGTCTCTTGAGAAACTCAGCGAATCCGTTTGTGCAAGATAAT GATGGGGCCACCTTGATACACTATGCTGTACAAACAGCGTCTGTCCGAACAATTAAAGTACTCTTGTTGTACAATGTGGATATAAATCTTCAGGACAAT GATGGCTGGACACCATTACATCTTGCTGTTCAGACTCAGAGAACTGATATAGTGAAGCTTCTGCTGATTAAAGGTGCTGATCAGACATTAAAAAACAAG GATGGTTTAACTCCACTCGACCTTTGCCTTTACTCTGGTCAAAATGTCAGAACATATGAGTTAATCAAGTTGTTGAAACAGCCTTATAGACGCTCCCGACAGATggggataagaaaaaaataa